One genomic segment of bacterium includes these proteins:
- a CDS encoding sigma-70 family RNA polymerase sigma factor, with amino-acid sequence MSEGYTLTDAEIMLKVAGYDSKALEQLYDRYAPILYSLIKKIVTDKETAEELLSDVFVIIWRQIDQFDFTTNNIYTWLITLSRNKAIDVLNRRLGKSLPEYTDDYEKEFILPKLSPEIQPMELEDVMNNKNKMEKALNSLTDAQKYVLELSYYGGMDQDEIAAKLKIPTVTVKSKLQVAIGNLMQKHSEAK; translated from the coding sequence GTGTCCGAAGGATATACATTAACAGATGCTGAGATCATGTTGAAAGTTGCCGGTTATGACTCAAAAGCCTTAGAGCAGTTGTATGACCGTTATGCTCCGATTCTTTACTCTTTGATTAAAAAAATAGTTACCGATAAAGAGACTGCGGAAGAATTACTTTCTGATGTGTTTGTGATCATCTGGCGGCAGATAGATCAATTTGATTTCACGACAAATAATATTTATACATGGTTAATAACACTTTCACGGAATAAAGCAATTGATGTGCTGAACAGGAGATTAGGTAAAAGTCTGCCGGAGTATACAGACGATTATGAAAAAGAATTCATTCTACCAAAATTATCTCCGGAAATACAACCGATGGAACTTGAGGACGTAATGAATAATAAAAATAAAATGGAGAAGGCATTAAATAGCTTAACAGATGCTCAGAAATATGTTTTGGAATTAAGCTATTACGGCGGAATGGATCAGGATGAAATTGCCGCAAAGCTGAAAATTCCAACTGTTACTGTAAAATCCAAGTTGCAAGTCGCGATTGGAAATCTAATGCAGAAACATTCAGAGGCAAAATAA
- a CDS encoding energy transducer TonB, producing the protein MVSILLFLISLSLFGYLFIFRQTNSSETLAENKPDKKVVTEPVEEFVYNNIQGLESIQSAADDQREEIENKSENNTETKTETKKENPTKENNKNILPKAPPKLPEPIEAPLIETAQVTSTEEEKTNEEIKAPPPKEVIKESEEPTYFVAVEEMPEPIGGLTAIQQKIVYPELARRAGVQGKVYIRAFVDENGNVTSAEVVKGIGGGCDEAALDAILKTKFTPGKQRGKPIKVQVTVPVLFKL; encoded by the coding sequence ATGGTTTCTATATTACTTTTTTTGATTTCTCTTTCTTTATTTGGCTATCTGTTCATCTTCAGGCAAACTAATTCATCAGAAACTTTAGCAGAAAACAAACCTGATAAAAAAGTAGTCACTGAACCTGTCGAAGAGTTCGTTTATAATAATATTCAGGGTTTAGAAAGTATTCAGTCAGCAGCAGATGATCAGCGGGAGGAGATCGAAAATAAATCTGAGAATAATACCGAAACCAAAACTGAAACAAAAAAAGAAAATCCAACTAAAGAAAACAATAAAAATATTCTGCCAAAAGCACCGCCAAAATTACCAGAACCAATTGAAGCACCGTTAATTGAAACTGCTCAAGTTACCTCTACGGAGGAAGAAAAAACCAATGAAGAAATAAAAGCTCCTCCACCAAAAGAGGTAATTAAAGAAAGTGAAGAACCAACCTACTTTGTAGCTGTTGAAGAAATGCCAGAACCTATAGGAGGATTAACAGCAATTCAGCAAAAAATAGTTTACCCTGAACTTGCCCGAAGAGCCGGTGTTCAGGGCAAAGTTTATATTCGTGCTTTTGTTGATGAAAATGGAAATGTGACCAGTGCAGAAGTAGTGAAAGGAATTGGCGGTGGCTGCGATGAAGCTGCACTTGATGCAATACTAAAAACAAAATTCACTCCCGGCAAGCAACGGGGAAAACCTATTAAAGTACAGGTAACTGTTCCAGTCTTATTCAAACTTTGA
- a CDS encoding RNA-binding protein, whose translation MSKKLFVGSLPWAVNDESLKQAFAPYGKVVSATVVTDRRSGRSKGFGFVEMENDSEAKAAIEALNGSELNGRNIVVNEAKPKEKE comes from the coding sequence GTGAGCAAAAAACTTTTTGTGGGAAGTCTCCCATGGGCAGTCAACGACGAAAGTTTAAAACAAGCTTTCGCTCCATACGGTAAAGTTGTGTCTGCCACAGTTGTAACAGATCGCCGGTCCGGACGTTCGAAAGGTTTTGGTTTCGTGGAAATGGAAAATGATTCCGAAGCCAAAGCAGCTATCGAAGCACTTAATGGTTCTGAGCTTAACGGCAGGAACATTGTTGTGAACGAAGCAAAACCAAAGGAAAAAGAATAG
- the radA gene encoding DNA repair protein RadA, which produces MSKTRIKYICSHCGYESLRWLGKCPECESWNSFTEEVIETSKRKPVISKSKYEVNTIDSISANEEDRIKTGINEFDRVLGGGLMPGSVVLLGGDPGIGKSTLAMQATANIGQKVLYATGEESEKQIKLRASRLKITSSDFFVQAETNLSDIIGAINQLSPSVVVIDSIQTMYRSELDNSPGTITQIRECTALLMEEAKKKHYSVIIIGHVTKEGMIAGPKLLEHMVDTVIQFEGESNYSFRILRAQKNRFGSTNEIGVFEMHEDGLREVKNPSELFLSEREKQTPGSVVTSSIEGTRPILLEVQALVTPSNYGYPQRVSNGFDQRRLSILLAVLEKRANVRVSATNVFVNIAGGIRITEPAADLAVCAAIASSLSDKVIDNQTIIIGEVGLGGEIRSVGHIDKRIQEAEKLGFKTALIPAGNLKGVKYSEKIKIQSVENLHQAIDSILK; this is translated from the coding sequence ATGTCTAAAACAAGAATTAAATATATTTGCTCGCACTGCGGCTACGAATCACTCAGGTGGCTTGGGAAATGTCCTGAATGTGAAAGCTGGAATTCATTTACAGAAGAAGTAATCGAAACCTCAAAGCGCAAACCTGTAATCTCCAAATCAAAATATGAAGTAAATACAATCGATTCAATATCAGCAAATGAAGAAGACAGAATCAAAACAGGCATAAACGAATTTGATCGTGTTCTTGGCGGAGGTTTAATGCCCGGTTCTGTTGTTCTTCTTGGCGGAGATCCGGGAATTGGTAAATCAACACTCGCAATGCAGGCAACTGCAAACATAGGACAAAAAGTCCTTTATGCAACAGGAGAAGAATCAGAAAAACAGATTAAGCTGAGAGCCAGCAGACTTAAAATCACTTCTTCGGATTTTTTTGTTCAGGCAGAAACAAATCTTTCAGATATTATCGGAGCTATCAATCAACTCTCTCCTTCTGTTGTGGTTATCGATTCTATTCAAACAATGTACAGAAGTGAGCTCGATAATTCTCCCGGGACTATTACACAGATAAGAGAATGCACAGCATTGCTGATGGAAGAAGCTAAGAAAAAGCATTACAGTGTTATTATAATTGGTCACGTTACAAAAGAAGGAATGATAGCCGGACCAAAATTGCTGGAACATATGGTTGATACAGTAATTCAGTTTGAAGGCGAATCAAATTATTCTTTCCGGATACTTCGTGCACAAAAAAATCGGTTTGGAAGCACAAACGAAATTGGTGTTTTTGAAATGCATGAAGATGGTTTGAGAGAAGTAAAAAATCCAAGCGAATTATTCCTAAGTGAAAGAGAAAAACAAACACCCGGTTCTGTTGTTACGTCAAGCATTGAAGGAACCAGACCTATATTACTTGAAGTTCAAGCACTTGTTACACCTTCAAACTACGGTTACCCGCAAAGAGTAAGTAACGGTTTTGATCAGCGAAGGTTATCAATACTTCTTGCGGTGCTTGAGAAGAGAGCAAATGTTCGTGTGTCTGCTACAAATGTCTTTGTGAATATTGCCGGAGGAATCAGAATTACCGAGCCAGCCGCCGACCTTGCTGTATGCGCAGCTATTGCATCAAGCTTGTCAGATAAAGTGATTGATAACCAAACAATAATTATCGGCGAAGTTGGATTGGGTGGTGAGATAAGAAGCGTTGGACACATCGACAAACGAATCCAGGAAGCTGAAAAGCTTGGATTCAAAACCGCACTCATTCCAGCAGGAAATTTAAAGGGAGTTAAATATTCCGAAAAGATAAAAATTCAGTCTGTTGAAAACCTACATCAAGCGATAGATTCAATTCTCAAATAA
- a CDS encoding SpoIIE family protein phosphatase, which translates to MRFSLNRTYLLLFLLLPMLLFAQDRKILIIAESDSLPDNADVYIVGGRSDLGYWTRHQKMKREGENKWVYELSAKSGDTLFFKFTRGDWSTEAVDSNGMEFPNFSHFVNNDTTLKFRFTKWRDQVQQKIILTKERILNKGGFVELFEGWKYKIGDDTAWADPDYDDSDWKNINPQLSKEDFDKLDWTGNIWFRNEIQVDSSLWNIVFGFNFYCTGAAEVYLNGRLLYKYGVVGTSKQNEEIFLDRNPRHILFDKKETQVLAVRYSNHSAEKLANRNIEVGFTAMLGDMEVFSYNRINAVRELTVSQMAFGAFILAFAIMHLLLFVFYPKVKENLFYSISMLSFAAVIYTSVQNNFNNSILSSIILLTINSVAVQLSLLFGLLTVYTSSYGRMPKYYIFFIIATALFVIHTIFFPLWIVEAADIAFFIFAGIITAEIVRSVIRSIKNKQEWSWGWLIGVGFIVAILLIGYQVLILTDVITQPLFGIYLVYVYGLVFLAITVSINLAKRMADTHLNLEKQLVQVKDLSQKTIEQERRAKEEEFARKLLEADNQRKTKELEEARKLQLSMLPNNVPEVPGFEIAVYMKTASEVGGDYYDFKYDNNGRLIVAVGDATGHGMKAGTMVATIKGLFTAENSQTDVVTFLNKSNSIIRDMRLGNIYMAMLVAKIENEKVTISSAGMPPALIHRIKNNQVEEVKLQAIPLGGPADFTYPKKETTLSSGDTLLLMSDGFPELFNEKKEILDYHIAREIFASIEHSSADNVIKHLLAEVERWKGNAKQEDDITFVVIRKN; encoded by the coding sequence ATGAGATTCTCACTAAATAGAACATACCTTCTGCTGTTTCTTCTGCTGCCCATGCTGCTCTTCGCACAGGATAGAAAAATTCTTATCATCGCTGAATCTGATTCTCTTCCTGATAATGCTGATGTTTATATTGTTGGCGGAAGAAGTGATTTGGGCTATTGGACAAGGCATCAGAAGATGAAACGTGAGGGTGAGAATAAATGGGTTTATGAATTATCTGCAAAATCCGGTGACACACTGTTTTTCAAATTCACAAGAGGTGACTGGAGTACCGAAGCAGTTGACTCAAACGGAATGGAATTTCCAAATTTTTCTCATTTCGTTAATAATGATACAACACTAAAGTTCAGATTCACAAAATGGCGGGATCAGGTTCAACAAAAAATAATTCTAACCAAAGAACGTATATTAAATAAAGGCGGCTTTGTCGAACTGTTTGAAGGATGGAAATATAAAATCGGTGATGACACAGCCTGGGCTGATCCTGATTATGATGACAGTGACTGGAAAAATATAAATCCCCAGTTAAGCAAAGAAGATTTTGATAAACTTGACTGGACAGGGAATATCTGGTTCAGAAATGAAATTCAGGTTGATTCATCTTTGTGGAATATCGTGTTTGGATTTAACTTTTACTGCACGGGTGCAGCAGAAGTTTATTTAAACGGAAGACTTCTTTATAAATACGGAGTGGTCGGCACTTCAAAGCAAAATGAAGAAATATTTCTTGATAGAAATCCGCGGCATATTTTATTCGATAAAAAGGAAACACAGGTTCTCGCTGTAAGATATTCTAACCACTCTGCTGAAAAATTAGCAAATAGAAATATCGAGGTTGGCTTTACGGCTATGCTGGGAGATATGGAAGTTTTTTCTTACAACAGAATAAATGCAGTAAGAGAGCTCACTGTAAGTCAGATGGCTTTTGGTGCATTCATTCTTGCTTTTGCAATAATGCATTTGCTGTTATTTGTATTCTACCCGAAAGTTAAAGAGAATTTATTTTATTCGATCTCGATGTTATCTTTTGCTGCAGTCATTTATACATCAGTTCAGAATAATTTTAACAATTCCATCTTATCGAGTATAATCTTACTAACAATAAATTCTGTTGCGGTTCAGCTTTCATTGCTTTTTGGGTTACTTACTGTTTATACAAGTTCGTATGGTAGAATGCCTAAATATTACATTTTCTTTATAATTGCCACCGCACTCTTTGTAATCCATACAATCTTCTTCCCTCTCTGGATAGTCGAAGCTGCTGATATAGCTTTTTTTATTTTTGCCGGCATTATCACTGCTGAGATTGTCAGATCTGTAATCCGTTCAATTAAAAATAAGCAAGAATGGAGTTGGGGCTGGCTTATCGGTGTTGGTTTTATTGTGGCAATCTTATTAATCGGATACCAGGTACTAATACTTACAGATGTAATTACTCAACCGCTTTTCGGAATTTATCTGGTTTATGTTTATGGATTGGTTTTTCTTGCCATTACTGTCTCAATCAATCTTGCAAAGAGAATGGCAGATACTCACCTGAATCTTGAAAAACAATTAGTTCAGGTAAAAGATCTTTCACAGAAAACTATCGAGCAGGAAAGAAGAGCAAAAGAAGAAGAGTTCGCAAGAAAACTTCTTGAGGCTGATAACCAAAGAAAAACTAAAGAGCTTGAAGAAGCACGGAAACTTCAGTTATCTATGCTGCCAAATAATGTTCCTGAAGTTCCGGGATTTGAAATTGCCGTTTATATGAAAACTGCTTCAGAGGTTGGCGGTGATTATTATGATTTCAAGTATGATAATAATGGAAGACTTATTGTTGCAGTCGGTGATGCAACAGGTCACGGAATGAAAGCAGGAACTATGGTCGCAACTATCAAAGGTTTGTTCACCGCTGAAAATTCGCAGACAGATGTTGTAACCTTTTTGAATAAGAGCAATTCAATTATCAGAGATATGCGTCTCGGTAATATTTATATGGCAATGCTCGTTGCAAAGATTGAAAACGAAAAAGTTACTATCTCGTCAGCGGGAATGCCGCCGGCACTTATTCACAGAATTAAAAACAATCAGGTTGAAGAAGTAAAACTTCAGGCGATACCGCTTGGTGGTCCGGCAGATTTCACTTATCCTAAAAAAGAAACAACTCTCTCTTCAGGAGATACATTACTTCTTATGTCAGATGGCTTTCCGGAATTGTTCAATGAGAAAAAAGAAATTCTTGATTATCACATTGCAAGAGAAATATTCGCTTCAATCGAACATTCATCTGCTGATAATGTAATAAAACATCTGTTAGCAGAAGTCGAGCGCTGGAAAGGAAATGCAAAACAGGAGGATGATATTACATTCGTTGTCATTCGGAAGAATTAG
- a CDS encoding carbohydrate binding family 9 domain-containing protein, with protein MKNLFTTLLFILIQAYQLFPTVEQNSNLKINAVRAEEQIVIDGKLDEKIWQRPGFTNLIQQDPDQGTKPSQHTEYWLAFDDEALYFAGKFFDSRPDSILARLVRRDFIWGDPSDGCVLYLDSYRDKRSGYFFYVSAAGTLADGLIENDVKQPNDISWDAVWEGSASLNDDGWSAEMKIPYSQLRFQEGDNQVWGINVERFISRRFETDMLVYTPRNESGFTSRFPDLVGIEGITPPARIEYLPYVVGKAEYIKTAPGDPFNSGSEYSPGLGLDVRAGLGNSLTLNGTINPDFGQVEVDPAIVNLTDVEYTFQEKRPFFTEGASIYRFGYGGTNNTVSFNWPTTNIFYSRRIGRAPQGGLPPYDYADVPNGTHILGAAKISGQVYDGWKLGTIQSLTKKEFADISVDGMNSSVEVEPLTYYGVLRLQRDFNNGEQGFGILSTLTNRFFDDPTLRDQINKNAFVVGGDGWTFLDSDNTYVLTGWAALSSIAGTTERLLALQTSPTHYFQRPDATHVSVDSSATSMTGYGGRFMLNKNRGRWTFNTAVGFLSPKFELNDLGFGSYSDYMNAHFHTSYIWNVPTEFYQYFGFNASTFVSYDFGWNKVAQGYRAGAYYASRDYYTASVSYLYNPSTLNSRRTRGGPLTVNPERHSINFDAGTDNRVWWVLQVGGNYNTGEDGTSRGIYTNLEFKVLPTLTVSFGPEYYKDIIETQWIRNFTDAVATDTYGKRYVFAHLDQTTFSANIRADWIMSPKLSFQVYIQPLIASGNYNDFKFLEQPSSYDYTIYGENGSTIEQGTNSNGDVTSYTLDPDGEGPAEPKTIGNPNFNYISLRGNAVLRWEYMAGSTLYLVWTQSREDVTPTGEFEFGNSFDNLMSVKPDNIFMIKITYWL; from the coding sequence ATGAAGAATTTATTTACTACACTTTTATTTATTTTAATTCAGGCATATCAGTTATTTCCAACCGTTGAGCAAAACTCAAATCTTAAAATCAATGCAGTCAGAGCTGAAGAGCAAATAGTAATTGACGGCAAGCTTGATGAAAAAATCTGGCAAAGACCTGGTTTTACAAATCTAATCCAACAAGATCCTGACCAGGGAACAAAACCTTCTCAACACACTGAGTACTGGCTCGCGTTCGACGACGAGGCATTGTATTTCGCGGGAAAATTTTTTGATAGTCGACCAGATTCAATTCTAGCAAGATTAGTCCGGCGTGATTTTATCTGGGGTGATCCTTCGGATGGATGTGTTCTTTATCTTGATTCTTACCGCGATAAAAGAAGCGGATATTTCTTTTATGTTTCAGCTGCGGGAACACTTGCCGATGGTTTGATAGAGAATGATGTGAAACAGCCGAATGACATTTCCTGGGATGCCGTTTGGGAAGGAAGTGCAAGCTTGAACGATGATGGCTGGTCTGCAGAGATGAAAATTCCATACTCACAATTACGATTTCAGGAAGGCGATAATCAGGTTTGGGGAATAAACGTTGAACGATTCATCAGCAGAAGATTTGAAACCGATATGCTGGTTTATACTCCAAGAAATGAAAGCGGCTTTACTTCAAGATTCCCTGATTTAGTTGGTATTGAAGGAATAACTCCTCCGGCTCGTATTGAATATTTACCTTATGTTGTCGGCAAAGCAGAATACATTAAAACTGCACCCGGCGATCCTTTTAATTCCGGGAGTGAATATTCACCCGGATTGGGTCTTGATGTGAGAGCAGGTCTTGGCAACAGCCTCACACTTAATGGAACAATCAATCCTGATTTTGGACAGGTTGAAGTCGATCCAGCAATAGTAAACCTCACAGATGTTGAATATACATTCCAGGAAAAAAGACCATTCTTTACAGAAGGTGCTAGCATTTACAGATTTGGTTACGGTGGAACAAACAATACTGTTTCTTTCAATTGGCCAACAACAAATATTTTTTACAGCAGAAGAATCGGAAGAGCACCACAAGGAGGGCTTCCACCTTATGATTATGCAGATGTTCCAAATGGAACGCACATTCTTGGTGCAGCAAAAATCTCGGGACAGGTTTATGATGGATGGAAGCTTGGGACAATCCAATCATTAACCAAAAAAGAATTTGCAGATATAAGTGTTGATGGAATGAATTCGAGCGTTGAAGTAGAGCCGTTAACTTACTATGGAGTACTTCGGCTGCAGAGAGATTTTAATAACGGAGAGCAGGGTTTTGGAATCCTTTCAACATTAACTAATCGATTTTTTGACGATCCGACACTTCGAGATCAGATAAACAAAAATGCTTTTGTAGTTGGTGGCGATGGCTGGACATTTTTAGATTCAGATAATACTTATGTTTTAACGGGCTGGGCTGCACTTTCAAGCATTGCAGGTACAACTGAAAGACTACTGGCTCTTCAGACGAGTCCAACTCATTATTTTCAGAGACCAGATGCTACACACGTTTCGGTTGACAGCTCGGCAACTTCCATGACCGGATACGGCGGAAGATTCATGCTCAATAAGAACCGCGGAAGATGGACATTCAATACAGCAGTAGGTTTTTTAAGCCCAAAGTTCGAACTGAATGATCTTGGCTTTGGTTCATACAGCGATTACATGAACGCTCATTTTCATACAAGCTATATCTGGAATGTTCCAACAGAATTTTATCAGTATTTCGGTTTCAATGCATCTACTTTTGTCAGTTATGATTTTGGTTGGAACAAAGTCGCGCAGGGTTACAGAGCAGGAGCTTATTATGCTTCACGCGATTATTATACAGCCAGTGTGTCTTACTTATACAATCCTTCAACATTGAATTCAAGAAGAACACGGGGAGGACCTTTAACTGTGAATCCCGAGAGACATTCGATAAACTTTGATGCAGGTACTGATAACAGAGTTTGGTGGGTGTTACAGGTTGGTGGAAATTATAATACGGGTGAAGATGGAACTTCTCGTGGTATTTATACTAATCTGGAATTTAAAGTTCTCCCAACATTAACTGTTTCATTCGGACCTGAATATTACAAGGATATTATCGAGACCCAGTGGATTCGTAATTTTACAGATGCGGTTGCTACTGATACTTATGGTAAACGCTATGTTTTTGCTCACCTTGATCAGACAACTTTTTCAGCAAACATCCGTGCAGACTGGATAATGAGTCCAAAACTGAGTTTCCAGGTTTATATTCAACCGCTAATTGCTTCAGGAAATTACAACGATTTTAAATTCCTCGAACAGCCAAGCTCATATGATTATACAATCTATGGTGAGAATGGATCAACTATCGAGCAAGGCACCAATTCAAACGGTGATGTTACTTCATACACACTTGATCCTGACGGAGAAGGACCGGCGGAACCAAAAACTATCGGCAACCCGAATTTCAATTATATTTCTCTCAGAGGAAATGCTGTTCTCAGATGGGAATATATGGCCGGCTCAACACTTTATCTTGTGTGGACACAAAGCAGAGAAGATGTAACACCAACAGGAGAATTTGAGTTTGGAAATTCATTTGATAATCTGATGAGCGTAAAACCCGATAACATTTTTATGATCAAGATTACATACTGGTTGTAA
- the alaS gene encoding alanine--tRNA ligase — MTSREIRNQFLNFFKGKNHKIVQSSPVVPFDDPTLLFTNAGMNQFKDVFLGKGKRDYTRAVDTQKCIRVSGKHNDLEEVGHDTYHHTFFEMLGNWSFGDYYKAEAIEWAWELLTDVWKLPKERLWASVYKDDDEAFNLWKTKTDINPKHILRFGEKDNFWEMGETGPCGPCSEIHINVGDDYDNPEYVNAGSPECIEIWNLVFIQYNRDENGKLHELPAKHVDTGMGFERICAVLQKTYSNYDTDIFYPIIEEIIKLSKMKIDKDIYAEAKGKSEEIKISTRVIADHIRALTFAIADGAVPGNEGRGYVLRRILRRAARYGRKINLNEPFLYLLVDTLIQTMGDVFPEIKEKKEYVKKVIKGEEESFNATLDRGIELFEEIVEKLNKKKEKVIPGEDVFKLYDTFGFPVDLTNIMAIEKGFTIDEVRFNELMNQQKDRAREATKEKFASISVMLNDTKDFNFSIDTPTEFRGYDELKTTSKVVGFKRDKNTELIILDKTPFYVEAGGQVDDTGSLVMNENKFDVVDLLKVENKIIHVIENDSKKNLQPEVELVAEVDSIRRWDIMRNHSVTHFLHSALRKILGTHVQQAGSYVGPDHLRFDFTHFTKPSPEELHDIEILVNEQLRRNLPMYHHRNIPFEEAKKMGALMFFGDKYGDKVNVVQFGDFTMEFCGGTHVRNSSEIGLFKIISEASIASGVRRIEAVTGAGVEKYIQSQLEHMKQFSHRIDELLDTKKKLEKEISDLKLKEKLGQLDHILSLHSEEKGIKVFKGRVHADNMDELKSFGDELRNKMGSGVGVLISQIEDKVGIVAVVSDDLIKEKKLSAGKIVGELAKLVGGGGGGRPHLATAGGKDISGIPSAISKVEKIINAFINN, encoded by the coding sequence ATGACATCTCGTGAAATAAGAAATCAATTCTTAAACTTTTTTAAAGGAAAAAATCATAAAATCGTGCAGTCATCGCCGGTTGTTCCCTTCGATGATCCGACACTGCTTTTTACCAATGCCGGAATGAATCAATTTAAAGATGTATTTCTTGGAAAAGGAAAGAGAGATTATACACGTGCCGTTGATACACAAAAATGTATTCGAGTGAGCGGCAAGCATAATGATCTCGAAGAAGTTGGACACGATACTTATCATCATACGTTTTTTGAAATGCTTGGCAACTGGTCATTTGGCGATTATTACAAAGCCGAGGCAATCGAATGGGCATGGGAACTTCTTACTGACGTATGGAAACTTCCTAAAGAAAGATTATGGGCTAGTGTTTACAAAGATGATGACGAAGCTTTCAATTTATGGAAAACTAAAACAGATATTAATCCAAAACACATTTTACGTTTCGGTGAAAAAGATAACTTCTGGGAAATGGGTGAAACAGGTCCGTGTGGTCCTTGCTCAGAAATTCATATTAATGTAGGTGATGATTATGATAATCCCGAGTATGTGAATGCAGGATCTCCTGAATGTATTGAAATCTGGAATCTCGTCTTTATCCAGTACAACCGGGATGAAAACGGAAAGCTTCACGAACTTCCTGCAAAGCATGTTGATACAGGAATGGGCTTTGAAAGGATTTGTGCTGTATTACAAAAAACTTATTCCAATTATGACACAGATATTTTCTATCCAATCATTGAAGAAATTATTAAGCTCAGTAAAATGAAGATAGACAAAGATATCTATGCAGAAGCAAAAGGGAAATCCGAAGAAATAAAAATCTCAACGAGAGTAATAGCAGATCATATTCGTGCATTAACTTTTGCAATCGCCGATGGTGCTGTTCCCGGAAACGAAGGAAGAGGATATGTACTCAGAAGAATTTTGAGGAGAGCTGCACGCTATGGAAGAAAAATCAATTTAAACGAACCTTTCCTTTATCTTCTTGTTGATACGCTTATTCAAACAATGGGTGATGTGTTCCCCGAAATAAAAGAGAAAAAAGAATACGTTAAAAAAGTAATTAAAGGTGAAGAAGAAAGTTTTAACGCAACACTTGACCGTGGGATTGAACTCTTCGAGGAAATAGTTGAAAAGTTGAATAAGAAAAAAGAAAAAGTAATCCCGGGCGAAGATGTTTTTAAGCTTTATGATACATTTGGTTTCCCTGTTGATCTTACAAACATAATGGCAATCGAGAAGGGATTCACAATTGATGAAGTTCGTTTCAATGAATTGATGAATCAGCAAAAAGACAGAGCCCGTGAAGCGACAAAAGAAAAGTTTGCTTCAATAAGTGTTATGCTCAATGACACAAAAGATTTTAATTTCTCAATTGACACACCAACAGAATTCAGAGGCTACGATGAGTTAAAAACCACATCGAAAGTTGTAGGTTTCAAACGTGATAAAAATACAGAACTGATAATACTGGACAAGACACCTTTCTACGTTGAAGCAGGCGGACAGGTTGATGATACAGGAAGCTTGGTTATGAATGAAAATAAATTTGATGTTGTCGACTTATTGAAAGTTGAAAATAAAATTATCCACGTAATTGAAAATGATTCTAAAAAAAATCTTCAACCCGAAGTTGAATTAGTTGCCGAAGTAGATTCTATACGTCGCTGGGATATAATGCGAAATCACTCAGTAACTCATTTCCTTCATTCTGCATTAAGAAAAATACTCGGAACACACGTTCAGCAGGCTGGTTCTTATGTTGGACCCGATCATCTCAGATTTGATTTTACTCATTTCACAAAACCAAGTCCGGAAGAATTGCACGATATTGAAATCCTTGTGAACGAACAATTACGTCGAAATCTCCCGATGTATCATCATCGTAATATTCCATTTGAGGAAGCAAAGAAGATGGGTGCATTAATGTTCTTTGGGGATAAGTACGGCGATAAAGTAAACGTGGTTCAATTCGGAGATTTCACAATGGAGTTCTGCGGCGGTACCCACGTTAGGAATTCATCGGAGATAGGATTGTTCAAAATAATAAGTGAGGCTTCTATCGCAAGCGGAGTTAGGAGAATCGAGGCTGTAACTGGTGCCGGAGTTGAGAAGTATATCCAATCACAGCTTGAACATATGAAACAGTTCAGCCACCGAATTGATGAATTACTCGACACGAAAAAGAAACTGGAAAAGGAAATTTCCGATCTTAAATTAAAAGAGAAGCTTGGGCAACTTGATCATATTCTCTCTCTGCATTCTGAGGAAAAAGGAATCAAAGTTTTTAAAGGAAGAGTTCATGCAGACAATATGGATGAGCTGAAATCTTTCGGCGATGAACTGAGAAATAAAATGGGCAGCGGTGTTGGTGTTTTGATTTCGCAGATTGAAGATAAAGTCGGGATTGTAGCAGTTGTAAGCGATGATTTAATTAAAGAAAAGAAACTTAGTGCCGGTAAAATTGTTGGAGAGTTAGCGAAGCTTGTTGGCGGCGGTGGTGGTGGTCGTCCGCATCTTGCAACTGCCGGCGGAAAAGATATTTCTGGAATTCCGTCAGCAATCAGCAAAGTTGAAAAGATTATAAATGCTTTTATTAATAATTAA